The Leptospira bouyouniensis genome has a segment encoding these proteins:
- a CDS encoding SPL family radical SAM protein — translation MFKSFSHIYIEEGIWDHFRTKEILSRFPNITMVPIRHYKDSFNRNAQNFRIQKQSPKLILAEKKDQFLYKGSDFSPNFSHPHFYYNTLALNCIYDCEYCYLQGMFPSANLVLFVNWEDFFSETKRFLDTNGSLYLALSYDTDLLALESFFPATESWIQFAKNEPNLTLEIRTKSTNFQSISHLTPNPNVYLAWTVSPQSVIESIEHGTPSLQARIKSIQKTIQAGWKVRICIDPILRVPNWKNHYQSLAETLGKELNPMGISELSVGGFRMNIDFLKQIIDIRKDSSILFHAFEKKDKIVSYSKEETEEILEVMITALQKHFPPSQIKVSYS, via the coding sequence ATGTTTAAATCGTTTTCACATATTTATATCGAAGAAGGAATTTGGGATCATTTTCGAACCAAAGAAATTTTATCACGTTTTCCAAACATAACAATGGTTCCAATTCGGCACTATAAAGATAGTTTCAATCGAAATGCACAAAATTTTAGAATCCAAAAACAATCTCCAAAATTAATTTTGGCTGAAAAAAAAGATCAATTTTTATACAAAGGGAGCGATTTTTCCCCAAATTTTTCACATCCTCATTTTTATTATAATACACTTGCTCTCAATTGTATTTATGATTGTGAATACTGTTATTTACAAGGTATGTTCCCTTCCGCCAATCTTGTGTTATTTGTGAATTGGGAAGATTTTTTTTCTGAAACAAAAAGATTTTTGGACACAAATGGATCTTTATACCTTGCGCTATCGTATGACACAGATTTGCTGGCCCTTGAATCATTTTTCCCAGCGACAGAAAGTTGGATTCAATTTGCAAAAAACGAACCAAATTTGACACTTGAAATTCGAACAAAATCTACCAATTTCCAATCGATCTCTCACCTAACACCCAATCCAAATGTTTATCTTGCTTGGACGGTTAGCCCACAATCTGTGATTGAATCCATCGAACATGGGACACCTTCATTACAAGCAAGGATCAAATCCATACAAAAGACTATTCAAGCAGGTTGGAAAGTAAGAATCTGTATCGATCCTATCCTAAGAGTTCCCAATTGGAAAAACCATTACCAGTCGTTAGCCGAAACATTAGGGAAAGAACTAAACCCAATGGGAATCAGTGAGTTGAGTGTTGGTGGATTTCGAATGAATATCGATTTTCTAAAACAAATCATCGACATAAGAAAGGACTCTTCGATTTTATTTCATGCTTTTGAAAAAAAAGATAAAATAGTTTCCTATTCAAAAGAAGAAACAGAAGAGATTTTAGAGGTGATGATCACCGCATTGCAAAAACATTTCCCACCATCGCAAATAAAAGTGAGTTATTCTTAA